A window of Kiritimatiellaceae bacterium contains these coding sequences:
- the hflX gene encoding GTPase HflX, whose translation MKTTIPHAQERAVLVGVQVRGRNSEQDAFDTLAELVQLTESAGAEVLGQMLCKQSKVHAAHFIGKGKVDELAQMVKESGANLVVFDEDLSPAQGRNLEETLAVRVLDRTQLILDIFAQRARTKEGCLQVQLAQHRYLLPRLRRMWTHLERQAGGIGLKGPGETQIEMDRRSIQNLIRTLTKELELVRTRRAEQRRGRQRHGWALVSIVGYTNAGKSTLLNRLADADIYAEDQLFATLDPTTRQVELPNREPCLMTDTVGFIRKLPHHLVDSFKATLEEVVEADLILHVIDCSHPQVEQQIAAVNTVLKEIGAEDKPVLYVLNKIDKDAGRNVARQLAYTLRRSAAVSAITGEGVEDLLNGVADNLKGDSQLMKLAIPMSEGRLLAQLKQSATVLEEKYEGEFAELFVRVPAPLIPRCEPYLAGKS comes from the coding sequence ATGAAGACAACGATACCTCATGCTCAGGAGCGAGCCGTGCTGGTCGGCGTGCAGGTGCGCGGACGGAACAGCGAACAGGATGCGTTCGATACGCTCGCCGAGCTGGTGCAGCTGACGGAGAGCGCGGGCGCAGAAGTGCTCGGCCAGATGCTCTGCAAACAGTCCAAGGTTCACGCCGCGCATTTTATCGGCAAAGGCAAGGTGGATGAATTGGCGCAGATGGTGAAGGAAAGCGGCGCTAATCTGGTGGTTTTCGACGAAGATCTTTCTCCCGCACAGGGCCGTAATCTGGAAGAGACGCTGGCGGTGCGCGTGCTCGACCGGACTCAGCTGATTCTCGATATTTTTGCTCAGCGGGCGCGAACCAAAGAAGGATGTTTACAGGTTCAGCTGGCGCAGCACCGCTATCTGCTTCCCCGTCTTCGCCGCATGTGGACGCATCTGGAACGGCAGGCGGGCGGTATCGGTCTTAAAGGGCCGGGCGAAACGCAGATCGAAATGGACCGCCGCAGTATTCAGAATTTAATCCGCACACTGACGAAGGAGCTGGAACTGGTGCGCACACGCCGCGCCGAACAGCGGCGCGGACGTCAGCGCCACGGCTGGGCGCTGGTTTCGATTGTCGGTTACACCAACGCCGGAAAATCCACATTGCTGAACCGGCTGGCGGACGCCGATATTTATGCGGAAGATCAGCTTTTCGCGACGCTCGACCCGACGACGCGGCAGGTCGAACTGCCGAACCGCGAGCCATGTCTGATGACCGATACGGTGGGTTTTATTCGTAAACTGCCGCACCATCTGGTCGATTCGTTCAAGGCGACGCTCGAAGAAGTGGTCGAAGCCGATTTGATTCTGCATGTAATTGATTGCTCTCATCCGCAGGTCGAACAGCAGATCGCGGCGGTGAATACGGTGCTGAAAGAAATCGGCGCGGAAGATAAACCAGTGCTCTATGTGCTGAACAAGATTGATAAGGATGCCGGACGGAATGTTGCGCGGCAGTTGGCTTATACGTTGCGCCGCTCCGCCGCCGTTTCAGCTATTACCGGCGAAGGGGTTGAAGATCTGCTGAACGGGGTGGCCGATAATCTTAAAGGCGACAGCCAGCTGATGAAGCTGGCGATCCCGATGAGTGAAGGCCGCCTGCTGGCGCAGTTGAAACAGTCGGCAACCGTGCTGGAGGAAAAGTACGAAGGCGAATTCGCCGAACTGTTTGTCCGCGTTCCCGCGCCGCTCATTCCGCGCTGTGAACCATATCTGGCCGGAAAGAGTTAA
- the miaA gene encoding tRNA (adenosine(37)-N6)-dimethylallyltransferase MiaA, which translates to MTLNKPSAFVLVGPTASGKSAVAQILAERTGTAIVSADSMNIYCGMDIGTAKPSPEERARVKTFGIDLADPTEPFSVGDWLNAVRPAFQSSETPPIVAGGTGLYVKCLLQGLDDLPTADVALRERTEKMTLAELQAEARTAAPEAYEALADKENPRRLIRLLEGKKTSESWKSEMPTVIGLHVERDDLHRRIAERVGKMYAGGLLEEARGLMELKLSSTAQHAIGYAEAFAVLRGEMAVAEAKEKTVIRTRQLSKRQMTWFRHQLNVEWVKTADYPDEKSLADKVAGVWEKGGAVPVKGV; encoded by the coding sequence ATGACTCTGAATAAACCCAGCGCGTTCGTGCTCGTCGGTCCGACGGCATCGGGCAAAAGCGCCGTCGCCCAGATTCTGGCTGAGCGAACCGGCACGGCCATCGTTTCCGCCGACTCGATGAATATCTATTGCGGCATGGATATCGGCACGGCCAAGCCGTCGCCGGAAGAGCGGGCGCGGGTTAAAACGTTCGGTATCGACCTAGCTGACCCGACCGAACCCTTCAGTGTCGGCGACTGGCTCAATGCGGTTCGTCCGGCTTTCCAGTCATCGGAAACTCCGCCGATTGTTGCGGGCGGCACCGGGCTTTATGTGAAATGTCTTCTGCAAGGACTCGACGATCTGCCAACCGCCGACGTGGCGCTGCGCGAACGGACGGAAAAAATGACGCTCGCCGAATTGCAGGCCGAGGCGCGCACCGCCGCACCGGAAGCTTACGAAGCACTCGCCGATAAAGAAAATCCGCGCCGCCTCATCCGGCTTTTGGAAGGAAAGAAAACTTCCGAAAGCTGGAAGAGCGAAATGCCGACGGTTATTGGACTGCACGTTGAACGCGACGATCTTCATCGGCGAATCGCGGAACGGGTCGGAAAAATGTACGCGGGCGGACTGCTCGAAGAAGCGCGTGGATTAATGGAACTCAAACTTTCTTCGACCGCGCAGCACGCCATCGGTTATGCCGAAGCCTTCGCCGTCCTGCGCGGAGAAATGGCCGTCGCCGAAGCCAAAGAAAAAACCGTCATCCGCACCCGCCAGCTTTCGAAACGCCAGATGACCTGGTTTCGCCATCAGCTCAACGTAGAGTGGGTCAAAACGGCGGATTATCCGGACGAAAAAAGTCTGGCGGATAAGGTTGCCGGCGTGTGGGAAAAGGGTGGAGCCGTTCCGGTGAAGGGCGTATAA
- the lspA gene encoding signal peptidase II: MLVLILGLIVVLFDQWTKLWVRADFIYGGDPQSVIPGFFNLVYVRNEGAAWGILGGQMPILILLSIVVLVLLAVYHRKVLNPTLDHRIALGLMVGGICGNLIDRIRVGYVTDFLDFYIGPYHWPSFNVADSAICIAVGLYMLSSLWHTRHPLKNDSNDSE; the protein is encoded by the coding sequence ATGCTGGTACTCATTCTGGGCCTGATCGTTGTTCTGTTCGATCAATGGACCAAGCTGTGGGTACGCGCTGACTTCATTTATGGCGGCGACCCGCAGTCCGTCATTCCCGGATTTTTCAATCTGGTTTATGTCCGCAACGAAGGCGCGGCGTGGGGCATACTCGGCGGGCAGATGCCGATACTCATTCTCCTTTCCATCGTGGTGCTTGTTCTGCTGGCGGTCTATCACCGCAAGGTGCTCAATCCGACGCTCGACCACCGCATTGCGCTCGGCCTGATGGTCGGCGGAATCTGCGGCAACCTGATCGACCGTATTCGTGTCGGCTATGTCACCGACTTTCTCGACTTTTATATCGGCCCGTACCACTGGCCGTCTTTCAACGTCGCCGATTCCGCCATCTGCATCGCCGTGGGTCTGTATATGCTTTCATCGCTCTGGCACACCCGCCATCCGCTGAAAAACGACTCCAATGACTCTGAATAA
- a CDS encoding TraR/DksA family transcriptional regulator, protein MAVKKVLNKKTAKKVVKKTPAKPAVKKTIAKKTPAKKEAAKKVVVKKAPAKAKPAAKKAVKKIIPIPVHKPAAPVLAGPAAKKLTAKEAREFKDVLLTLRERVSGEYSTLSRDNLEANQRDPSLSDQGTDTFDREMELNMMGSEQEVIFEIDAALRRIEKGTFGICELTGQPINIERLQALPYVRYTVRAQSELEKGRAHYRPFGGTMRS, encoded by the coding sequence ATGGCTGTTAAAAAAGTTTTGAATAAGAAAACGGCTAAAAAAGTCGTGAAAAAGACACCGGCTAAACCGGCGGTCAAAAAAACAATTGCCAAGAAGACCCCGGCTAAAAAAGAAGCGGCCAAAAAGGTTGTGGTTAAGAAGGCCCCCGCCAAGGCAAAGCCCGCCGCGAAGAAGGCCGTCAAAAAAATCATTCCGATTCCCGTGCATAAACCGGCTGCTCCAGTGCTTGCCGGGCCTGCCGCTAAGAAGCTGACCGCCAAGGAAGCCCGTGAATTCAAGGATGTTCTGCTGACGCTCCGCGAACGCGTTTCCGGCGAATACAGCACGCTGTCCCGCGATAATCTCGAAGCCAACCAGCGCGATCCGTCGCTGTCCGACCAAGGAACCGACACGTTTGACCGTGAAATGGAGCTCAACATGATGGGCAGCGAGCAGGAAGTGATTTTCGAAATCGACGCGGCGCTTCGCCGGATTGAAAAAGGCACTTTTGGAATTTGTGAACTGACCGGTCAGCCGATCAATATCGAACGCCTTCAGGCGCTTCCGTATGTCCGCTACACCGTTCGCGCCCAGTCCGAACTCGAAAAAGGCCGCGCTCATTACCGCCCCTTCGGCGGTACCATGCGCAGCTAG
- a CDS encoding MBL fold metallo-hydrolase, translating into MKITFLGTGTSHGVPMIGCGCAVCRSDNPKNKRRRCSLYVQAGGKHLLFDTPPDMRDQVLTFGVERVDAVFITHPHADHIFGFDDIRRFSDMQKAHIHVYGSPETIVSMRVKFDYVDRTSHSFGGVPRVVFTEMAATVDVGGATVTPIPVMHGEEAVYGFQVEADGKRLAYIPDCSGIPDQSFRMLERLDVMILDGLRPGKHATHFSIEECVEHLQRIGAKRSFLTHLTHNSDHDELQAVLPAGIEVPWDGLTVS; encoded by the coding sequence ATGAAAATCACCTTCCTTGGTACGGGAACTTCGCACGGCGTTCCGATGATTGGATGCGGTTGCGCGGTCTGCCGGTCGGATAATCCGAAGAACAAGCGCCGCCGGTGCAGTCTATACGTTCAGGCGGGCGGAAAGCATCTGCTGTTTGATACGCCGCCGGATATGCGCGATCAGGTGCTGACGTTCGGTGTCGAGCGGGTCGATGCGGTTTTTATCACCCATCCGCACGCCGACCATATTTTCGGTTTCGACGACATCCGTCGCTTCAGCGACATGCAGAAGGCGCACATTCACGTTTACGGTTCGCCGGAAACTATCGTCTCGATGCGTGTGAAGTTTGATTATGTCGATAGAACAAGCCACTCGTTCGGCGGTGTGCCGCGCGTGGTCTTTACGGAAATGGCCGCGACGGTTGATGTCGGCGGCGCGACGGTGACGCCGATTCCGGTGATGCACGGCGAGGAAGCGGTTTACGGATTCCAGGTCGAAGCGGACGGCAAACGGCTGGCGTATATTCCTGACTGTTCCGGCATTCCTGATCAAAGCTTCCGGATGTTGGAACGTCTGGATGTGATGATTTTGGATGGCCTGCGTCCCGGAAAGCACGCCACGCACTTTTCGATTGAGGAGTGCGTGGAGCATTTACAGCGGATCGGCGCGAAGCGGTCGTTCCTGACGCACCTAACGCACAATTCCGATCACGACGAACTTCAGGCTGTTTTGCCCGCCGGCATTGAGGTCCCGTGGGATGGATTGACGGTTTCCTGA
- the infA gene encoding translation initiation factor IF-1 yields the protein MAKDEGSLVSLDGTVIEVLPGTMYRVKFDNGHTVLAHVSGKIRKNFIRISIGDKVTVEISAYDLTKGRITYRHA from the coding sequence ATGGCGAAAGATGAAGGCAGTTTGGTTTCATTGGACGGGACGGTGATCGAGGTGCTTCCCGGCACGATGTATCGCGTGAAGTTCGATAACGGACACACGGTGCTGGCGCACGTCTCCGGCAAGATCCGCAAAAATTTCATCCGCATTTCCATCGGCGACAAAGTGACCGTTGAAATCTCCGCCTACGACCTGACCAAGGGCCGCATCACCTACCGCCACGCCTGA
- a CDS encoding PAS domain S-box protein translates to MKIVQHAEQSESRTGLRAEDIHKWIDGFFDAESYNDFQKAGHKPSYDPYNHRKYRHCAEALEEAYKEFEGRYTREQIKAVFESHLKDDYDGYIPNQEDFENGTFTEKYHEHGTREAILSEAELAEYFKGTADPKKQTPQLSPGFYWRIVWPTVFAAILFAASSFALIVPLFRQNMMEQKKGMIRELTQTASSAIAFYVNQEKSGQITRAAAQAEAAAEVAQLRYGDDRKDYFWITDMHPTMVMHPYRPDLNGKDLTDYTDREDKSRKKLFAEFVRLVKNNGEGYLEYRWQWKDDPTRTAPKLSYVLQIPEWNWIIGTGIYIHDVEAEMARLSRKLLIADGIITLVLFAILGNLVFQSRRIEHDRTHAESGLREAKDRYRALVEASGEGSILEVDGKTVYSNHAIHRMTGYSEKELAAMDICSLLAPGAEVNFFAADHLRKLFAGSASSAGFAAVLQTKDSRLLDVWISTSRLFFSQKHGHVILFSTLARGPEETLRGFHHTAPSAPAGQPLNTLPDEIEQARTAGEVVHILKKLPAQIRLLTDRGTRTEILRQMIGESFDAAIRRFIQFSLDASPSPVPFAFLSLGSNARHDMTLFSDQDNALVFADVPEDRLIETRCQFLLIGDEVCGRLRQAGCPYCHGGLMAANPKWCLSLSEWKDHFRTWIVQATPQSIRDVNVFFDLRCAFGSDELVQELKEYVQALTQKNPEFFMHYANNCLQYKAPLTLFGHLKTRKQDGKKTINIKESLKPIETFARIYALKHNLPEIGTLERIRRLQELEILQPQTGLEMSYVFDYLWHMRFYTPLIAMEGTSSANDQVDIEAMTEIERQNLQNVLAKISTFQTKLSYDFLGTAAGQ, encoded by the coding sequence ATGAAGATTGTTCAGCATGCCGAGCAGAGCGAGTCACGGACGGGCCTGAGGGCCGAGGATATCCATAAATGGATTGACGGTTTTTTTGACGCAGAGAGTTATAACGACTTTCAGAAAGCCGGACACAAGCCATCCTATGATCCTTATAACCACCGCAAATACCGCCACTGCGCGGAAGCTCTTGAGGAGGCGTACAAGGAATTTGAAGGCCGTTATACCCGTGAGCAGATCAAGGCTGTTTTTGAAAGCCACCTGAAAGACGATTACGACGGGTACATACCCAATCAGGAAGATTTTGAAAACGGCACGTTCACTGAAAAGTATCATGAGCATGGAACCCGGGAAGCCATTCTGAGTGAGGCGGAGCTGGCAGAATACTTTAAAGGCACAGCCGATCCAAAAAAACAGACCCCACAGCTGTCGCCCGGCTTCTACTGGCGGATTGTCTGGCCGACCGTTTTCGCCGCCATTCTGTTCGCCGCCTCGTCATTCGCTCTGATCGTTCCGCTCTTCCGCCAGAACATGATGGAGCAGAAAAAAGGAATGATCCGCGAACTGACACAGACGGCCTCCAGCGCAATTGCCTTTTATGTGAATCAGGAGAAAAGCGGACAGATCACGCGCGCGGCGGCGCAGGCTGAAGCCGCTGCGGAGGTCGCGCAGCTGCGCTACGGGGATGACCGCAAAGATTATTTCTGGATCACCGACATGCATCCGACCATGGTGATGCATCCCTACCGCCCCGATCTGAACGGAAAAGATCTGACCGACTACACCGACCGGGAAGACAAGAGCAGAAAAAAACTGTTTGCGGAGTTTGTCCGGCTCGTGAAAAACAACGGCGAGGGCTATCTGGAATACCGCTGGCAATGGAAAGATGATCCGACACGCACCGCGCCGAAACTCTCCTACGTGCTTCAAATCCCCGAGTGGAACTGGATCATCGGAACCGGAATTTACATTCACGACGTTGAGGCCGAAATGGCGCGCCTTTCCAGAAAACTGCTGATTGCTGACGGCATCATCACACTGGTTCTCTTTGCCATTCTCGGCAATCTGGTTTTCCAGAGTCGCCGGATCGAACACGACCGCACACACGCTGAAAGCGGCCTGCGCGAGGCCAAAGACCGCTACCGGGCACTGGTCGAAGCCTCCGGCGAAGGCTCCATTCTTGAAGTCGACGGAAAAACCGTTTACTCCAACCACGCCATCCACCGCATGACCGGATACAGTGAAAAGGAACTGGCGGCTATGGATATCTGCTCTCTGCTGGCTCCGGGCGCAGAGGTCAACTTCTTTGCCGCCGATCACTTGCGAAAACTCTTCGCCGGATCCGCCTCTTCCGCCGGCTTTGCCGCCGTGCTGCAAACCAAAGACAGCCGTCTGCTGGATGTCTGGATTTCCACATCACGGCTGTTCTTTTCACAAAAACACGGCCACGTCATTTTGTTTTCAACCCTGGCGCGCGGTCCGGAAGAAACCCTGCGCGGATTTCACCATACCGCTCCGTCCGCCCCCGCCGGACAACCACTGAACACCCTGCCGGATGAAATTGAACAGGCCCGGACCGCCGGCGAAGTGGTTCATATTTTAAAAAAACTTCCCGCGCAAATCCGCCTGCTAACGGATCGGGGAACCCGTACCGAAATTCTGCGGCAGATGATCGGTGAATCCTTCGATGCCGCCATCCGCCGCTTCATCCAGTTTTCACTGGATGCCTCCCCCTCGCCCGTTCCGTTCGCCTTTCTTTCGCTCGGAAGCAATGCACGCCACGACATGACTCTGTTTTCCGACCAAGACAATGCGCTGGTCTTCGCCGATGTTCCGGAGGATCGTTTGATTGAAACTCGGTGTCAGTTTCTCCTCATCGGCGATGAAGTCTGCGGGCGGCTGAGGCAGGCGGGATGCCCCTACTGCCACGGCGGCCTGATGGCGGCCAACCCGAAATGGTGTCTCTCCCTGTCGGAGTGGAAAGATCATTTCCGCACATGGATCGTGCAGGCCACCCCGCAGTCCATTCGCGATGTGAATGTCTTTTTTGACCTCCGCTGCGCCTTCGGCAGCGACGAACTCGTGCAGGAACTTAAAGAGTATGTCCAGGCACTGACGCAGAAGAACCCCGAATTTTTCATGCACTACGCCAACAACTGCCTGCAATACAAAGCGCCGCTGACCCTGTTCGGCCATCTGAAAACCCGGAAACAGGACGGCAAAAAAACAATCAACATCAAAGAAAGTCTCAAACCGATTGAAACCTTCGCCCGCATCTATGCGCTCAAACACAATCTTCCAGAGATTGGAACACTCGAACGGATCCGGCGGTTGCAGGAGCTGGAAATTCTGCAGCCGCAAACCGGACTCGAGATGAGCTATGTCTTTGATTATCTCTGGCACATGCGCTTCTACACCCCGCTCATCGCCATGGAAGGAACCTCATCCGCGAATGACCAGGTGGACATCGAAGCCATGACAGAAATCGAACGGCAAAACCTGCAAAACGTGCTGGCAAAAATCTCCACCTTCCAGACCAAACTCAGCTACGACTTCCTCGGTACCGCCGCCGGGCAGTAG
- a CDS encoding FAD-binding protein: protein MKLRINQLDLPPGYTPDQLLKAAAKALKCNPSALSGLKTIRRSIDARGRSPRMTVAVEVEFSGKLPAGLRDVEEVSELRTLISTPQSSIINLQSPILVVGAGPAGLMAALGLAEAGLKPLLIERGEAAAPRAKRVEAFWKNGTLDVESNVLYGEGGAGLFSDGKLTSRSKDRPRVRRFLEALVSCGASPDILIDAEPHIGSDVLEELVPALRNRIIELGGEVRFGARLDRLEIENGAVRGAVISGEQFRTDCCVLATGHSARDIYEMLAEQGVPLEAKPFAVGVRLEIPQHRIDTAQWGGSFPTLGKASFRLTRREEENARACYSFCMCPGGLVIACASSAGLMTTNGMSLSRRDKPMGNAAFLVPVMTEDFPIVAARREGGKKSEVTDLGYNVLAGIEFQKKLEAAAFAAGGSDYSLPAQRLVDFLEGAAPSDLPAERSCTMARPAQLRGLLPEFVEHTLRSAVPKMLRSMHGVVLDEALLYASETRSSSPVRIVRGEDGQSAIRGLYPCGEGAGYAGGIVSSGIDGLRISEAVVEKMELG from the coding sequence ATGAAACTCCGTATTAACCAGCTCGATTTGCCGCCGGGATACACGCCCGACCAGCTTTTGAAGGCCGCCGCCAAGGCGCTGAAATGTAATCCGTCGGCGCTGAGCGGACTGAAAACCATCCGCCGATCGATTGATGCCCGCGGACGTTCGCCCCGTATGACCGTCGCCGTCGAAGTCGAATTTTCCGGCAAACTCCCCGCCGGTCTGCGCGATGTTGAGGAAGTTTCTGAACTCCGAACCCTGATCTCCACTCCCCAATCATCAATCATCAATCTTCAATCGCCAATTCTCGTGGTCGGCGCCGGTCCCGCCGGACTGATGGCCGCGCTCGGTCTGGCGGAAGCCGGGCTCAAGCCGCTTCTGATTGAACGCGGCGAAGCCGCCGCGCCGCGCGCCAAACGGGTCGAAGCCTTCTGGAAAAACGGAACGCTGGATGTTGAAAGCAATGTGCTCTACGGCGAAGGCGGCGCGGGACTTTTTTCCGATGGCAAGCTGACATCGCGCAGCAAAGACCGTCCGCGCGTCCGCCGCTTTCTCGAAGCGCTGGTGAGTTGCGGCGCGTCGCCCGATATTCTGATCGACGCCGAACCGCACATCGGCAGCGACGTACTCGAAGAACTGGTTCCGGCGCTGCGCAACCGGATTATCGAACTCGGTGGCGAAGTGCGCTTCGGCGCGCGGCTCGACCGGCTCGAAATTGAAAACGGCGCGGTGCGCGGCGCGGTGATTTCCGGCGAACAGTTCCGTACTGACTGCTGTGTGCTGGCGACCGGCCATAGCGCCCGCGACATCTACGAAATGCTGGCAGAGCAGGGCGTACCGCTCGAAGCCAAGCCGTTCGCTGTCGGCGTGCGGCTCGAAATTCCCCAGCACCGGATTGATACGGCACAGTGGGGCGGCAGTTTTCCAACGCTTGGAAAAGCAAGTTTCCGGCTGACGCGCCGCGAAGAGGAAAATGCCCGCGCCTGCTATTCCTTTTGCATGTGTCCCGGCGGACTGGTTATTGCCTGCGCTTCGTCGGCCGGTCTGATGACCACCAATGGCATGAGTCTGTCCAGACGCGACAAGCCGATGGGAAATGCCGCTTTTCTCGTTCCCGTGATGACAGAAGATTTCCCAATTGTAGCCGCCCGCCGTGAGGGCGGTAAAAAATCCGAGGTCACGGACCTCGGCTACAATGTTTTAGCTGGAATCGAATTTCAGAAAAAACTGGAAGCTGCGGCGTTCGCGGCGGGCGGATCGGATTATTCTCTGCCTGCCCAGCGGTTGGTGGATTTTTTGGAAGGCGCGGCACCGTCCGATCTTCCGGCGGAACGATCCTGCACGATGGCCCGTCCGGCGCAACTGCGCGGACTGCTGCCGGAATTTGTCGAACACACCTTACGCAGTGCCGTGCCGAAAATGCTTCGCAGTATGCACGGCGTGGTTTTGGACGAAGCACTGCTTTACGCATCTGAAACGCGTAGCTCCAGTCCGGTACGGATTGTTCGCGGCGAAGACGGACAGTCGGCGATTCGCGGACTCTATCCCTGCGGCGAAGGGGCGGGCTACGCCGGCGGCATCGTCAGCTCCGGCATCGACGGCCTGCGTATTTCCGAAGCGGTGGTTGAAAAAATGGAATTAGGCTGA
- the sulP gene encoding sulfate permease: MHTRLIPQILTCYRSGYSLKRFANDLIAGLITGIVALPLAIAFGIASGVTPEQGLYTAIIAGFIISFFSGSQVQIGGPTGAFIVIVYGIVQHYGVAGLTVATLMAGVMLVLMGVCRLGSVLKYLPYPLIIGFTTGIAVLIAVTQIPAFLGMKLEKFPGEFIGKLEAIGTHLHLIDPLSSALGLLALLIMIIWPRITRRVPGSLVAILVTTLLVTLLKLPVETIGSRFGGVPNHLPAFAFPAVSLELMRGLFQPALTIALLAAIESLLSAVVADGMTGQRHRSNMELVAQGIANIASPLFGGIPATGAIARTATNIKNGGTTPLAGIVHAITLLLILLFFGHYAALIPMCALAAVLLIVAYNMSEWHFFVKLFYSPRSDILVLLTVFFLTVFADLTVAIQTGVVLSALLFMRRMEAVTNVGVIDLDDTERAKDDPNALTRFNVPKGVEVFEINGPFFFGAASKFQDEISKIRMPKVFILRMRNVPAIDATGLRALEGVVTAAHRDGTVLLLSGIHKQPAAAMKKAGLIEKIGHANIHKDIAHALDHARRII; the protein is encoded by the coding sequence ATGCATACGCGTTTGATTCCGCAGATTCTCACCTGCTACCGCTCGGGCTATTCGCTGAAGCGCTTCGCCAACGACCTCATCGCCGGACTCATCACCGGTATCGTCGCCCTGCCACTCGCTATCGCTTTCGGTATCGCTTCCGGCGTGACGCCGGAACAGGGACTTTATACCGCCATCATTGCCGGCTTCATCATTTCCTTTTTCAGCGGCAGTCAGGTGCAGATCGGCGGGCCGACCGGCGCGTTCATCGTGATTGTTTACGGCATCGTCCAGCACTACGGCGTCGCCGGACTCACCGTCGCCACGCTGATGGCGGGCGTCATGCTCGTCCTGATGGGCGTCTGCCGCCTCGGCTCCGTTCTTAAATATCTGCCCTATCCGCTGATTATCGGCTTCACCACCGGGATCGCAGTCCTTATCGCCGTCACACAGATTCCCGCTTTCCTCGGCATGAAGCTGGAAAAATTTCCCGGCGAATTCATCGGTAAGCTGGAAGCCATCGGCACGCACCTGCACCTGATTGATCCACTTTCGTCCGCGCTCGGACTGCTGGCGCTGCTGATCATGATTATCTGGCCGCGCATCACCCGCCGTGTTCCCGGCTCGCTGGTCGCGATTCTCGTCACCACTCTGCTGGTTACCTTACTGAAACTGCCGGTTGAAACCATCGGCAGCCGCTTCGGCGGTGTACCAAATCATCTGCCCGCGTTTGCTTTTCCCGCCGTCAGTCTTGAACTGATGCGCGGACTTTTTCAGCCCGCGCTGACCATTGCGCTGCTGGCAGCGATTGAGTCGCTGCTTTCCGCCGTGGTTGCCGACGGCATGACCGGCCAGCGTCACCGCTCCAATATGGAACTGGTCGCGCAGGGCATCGCCAATATCGCCTCGCCGCTGTTCGGCGGCATTCCGGCGACCGGCGCAATTGCCCGCACGGCCACGAACATTAAAAACGGCGGCACGACTCCGCTGGCCGGAATTGTTCACGCCATTACGCTGCTTTTGATCCTCCTTTTCTTCGGCCATTACGCCGCGCTGATTCCGATGTGCGCACTGGCCGCCGTCCTGCTGATTGTCGCCTACAACATGAGCGAATGGCATTTCTTCGTGAAACTCTTCTACAGTCCGCGCAGCGACATCCTCGTTCTTCTTACCGTTTTCTTTCTGACTGTCTTTGCCGACCTGACCGTCGCCATACAGACCGGCGTCGTGCTTTCCGCATTGCTCTTTATGCGCCGCATGGAAGCGGTGACGAATGTCGGTGTGATCGATCTGGATGACACAGAGCGCGCTAAAGACGATCCGAATGCGCTGACGCGGTTCAACGTGCCGAAAGGCGTCGAGGTGTTTGAAATTAACGGCCCGTTCTTCTTCGGTGCCGCCAGCAAGTTTCAGGATGAGATCAGTAAAATCCGCATGCCGAAAGTTTTCATTCTGCGAATGCGGAATGTTCCGGCCATCGATGCCACCGGCCTGCGGGCACTGGAAGGCGTTGTCACCGCCGCGCACCGCGACGGCACCGTCCTGCTGCTTTCCGGTATTCACAAACAGCCTGCCGCCGCCATGAAAAAAGCCGGTCTGATTGAAAAGATCGGCCACGCCAATATCCATAAAGACATCGCCCATGCGCTGGATCATGCCAGACGGATTATCTAG
- a CDS encoding DUF485 domain-containing protein, protein MLHEPAVQTEKDNASDWKAKLGIKLFWLYCAIYAGFVTLAVFATETLKTPVLAGVNLAIIYGMALIVFALILGLIYNHVCTKKEDEMNKGESK, encoded by the coding sequence ATGTTGCACGAACCGGCGGTTCAGACTGAAAAGGACAATGCGTCCGACTGGAAAGCGAAGTTAGGCATTAAGCTGTTCTGGCTTTATTGCGCAATCTATGCGGGTTTCGTCACGCTGGCGGTTTTCGCCACCGAAACGCTAAAAACACCGGTACTGGCCGGAGTGAATCTGGCCATCATCTACGGCATGGCGCTGATCGTTTTTGCGCTCATCCTCGGGCTGATCTACAACCACGTCTGTACGAAAAAAGAAGATGAGATGAATAAAGGAGAGTCGAAATAA